The stretch of DNA CAACTCGGCTTCCGCATCCGCGCTCGTGCGGCCCACCTCACGCCGGAGCGCGTCGGCCGGACCGAGGCCGTCCAGGAGAACCGCCGCCGCGAGGCGGCGCGCCACCGCCGCGGGCTCCGACGTGAGTGCGGTCAACGCCTCGCGGAGCTCTCGCCCAAGCATTCCGGCGACCATGTCGGCCAGCGACTTGCCGGTGGGGGCATCACCCAGCACCTTGGTCCCCAGCGGCATCTGCGCTCGCTCTAGATCGTGCATGTGCGCCTCTACCGCGCGGACGAGGTCGTCGATAGGAGCCTGCGCCGCGTCCAGTTGCAAGGCGCGATCGACACCGGTCTCGGTCACCTGTTTCCTGATGAGCGACTCGGTGTCGGCCCGTTGTGTCGCGGCGCTCGGCTGCGCGGAATAGCGCGCGAGCAGCGCCCGCAGCGTGCCGAGGCGCTCTGGATGAATGTGTGGCAGCGCGCCGAGCAGCTGCGCGACATGATCGTCTGCGGCTGGCCCTTCGGCCTTGCCCGGCTGGAGCACGATGTTCGAGAAGAGACTGACCCACGCATCAACCCGCCATTCACGCTGCAACCACAGGAAGAACGCGACATACTGATGATGAGGCGGCAGCGCACCCGTGGACATCAACGCCTTCTCGTCTTGCAGGTAGCCCCAGTCGGGGTGCGGCGCAACCAACACGTTGCCGAGCTCCAACCGGGGAATGACGATGAAACGTTGGCCGGCGGCATCCGTGTGCACCATGACGTTGCCGGGCGGCGGGCCCCACATCTCGACGATCTCGCGGCGGCGCGATTCCGGCAGCGCGTCAAACCAGCCGCGATAGACCTCTGCGGGAGCCAGCGCCACCTCGCGCCTGGCGACACGCGACGCCAGCTCACCTGGCGCCCAGCTGCCCACGTTCGAGGCTTCCAGCGCCATGCGGCGCGCAAGCGTGTCTCGATCAGGCAACGGCTCGCTACCGACGTCGTACCCGCGTTTCCTCATCTCCGCCAGCAGGCGCACCAGGCTCGCCTGCACGTCGAGGAAGTCATCGGGGTCGCCGCCGACGTTGGCTTTTCCTGCACCTTCGCTCCAATAGGTGAAGACCACGCGCTTCTGCCGATTGGGCGCGCGGTGGAGCCGTGCCCAGGCCAACGCGCGATCCACGCGCCATTCCACCTGTGCGGGAAATGGCTCGATGAATGTTCGACCTTCTCGTCGAGCGCCCTTGCCGGAAATGACCATCGGCTCGATCAGGCCATCGCGCTCCGCATTCACCACAAAGGGCGTCAGCTCTGGGTGGAGCGCATTGGTGAGCTCGGCGAACTTGGCGGCGTCGGCGCCATGATGACTCATCGCGCCGAGAATCGGCACGCCGAGGCGCCGCGCCTCGGCCAGGCCCGCCTCTCGATCCCGTTGATCGAGCCGTTCACCCCGGAAGAGGAGAACGTCAATCGCCGGCTGGCCGTCATCGAGAAAGGCGGTGCCCACCTTCGGGCTGCCGCGACTCGTCAGCACGATCACATTCTGGCCGCGCCGCTCGACCGCACGAACCAAGGCGTCGATGTGTGCGTGGTTCTTCTGCTGATACGGAACGATGTGGAAGTACACTCCGACCGTCAGCTTCGCAGGATCGTAGGCATGACTGCCCGATGTGCCTGGTCGCGAGCGGTACCACGCCAGATAGTCGTCGAGCGAATCGAAGAGGCCCGTCGCATCGGGATGATAGAACCCCTGCGCCGGCGTGTTACCGGATGCTCCAGTGAGCCCTCCGATCAGCAACACGAACAACAAGAAACGTATCAACATGGTTTGAAGATCGAACCGGCGTTCACCGAGGCGCAGACGAGGTCTCGTTCTCCGGGACATAGACCACCTCGCCATTGGCCAGACGATATGCGGTTCCCAGGCGAACGCCTCGTCCGCTGAGCGATCGGTCCGTCACCCTCTGCGCCGTGACCCGTGCGCCTTGCTTTGTGATGATCTCCATGTCGCCGTTCTCGGTCTGCTTGACCAGCGTGACCTTCGAGGTAGGGTCGAGCAACGACCCGGCGGAGAAGAGAGCAAAGAGCGCGATGAGCAACGCCACGATGAACGCGACGCTCACGTCGAAGAGGTTCGCAATACCGGCGAGGGGATCTTCATCGTGGCTCAGAGCGTTGTCGTGACCAGCAAGTCGGTGGCGGCGGACGAATCGCATGGGGTGAGCTCCTTGGCGGCGCGCGGAGACGGCACGCGCGAGAGATGCTCTGCGTGGAAGGTGAGAGCGTCGATGTCGGCACGGACCCAGTTCTCGCGGCCGGCCGAGATGAGGTAGGAGACGACGCTGACGCTCAGGCCGATGACGGTCGCGGCAAACGCGGTCACCATGTTGCTGGCGAGCGCCGGGAGATTGCCCTCCGCCAGGCCTTGCAGTGCGTTCGCCATTGGAATCAGTGTGCCCATCAGGCCGAGCGATGGCCCGACGCGCACGGCCAGGCGCACGCGATTCACGGTGAGCCAGCGACGACGCTCGACCGCGTGGAGCACCGCTTCCAAGCGAAGGTCGACCGGCTCGATGCCGCCGGCGGCGGCGTTGTCGAGCGCGGTCCGATCGCGATCGAGCGCGCCCCGCCTGCCACGCGTCCGGTCCCAGGACTCCCGGGCGAACGTGCCCAGCGCGACCAGCGTGGCAGCGGTGACGGCGAGTAGGCCGATGAAGACGGGCCACATCAGCACGCTGGCGACGTGGTGCAAAATCTCTCGAACGTGATCGACAGCCGACATAGAAATCGATTCCGCGCTAATACCCGATCCGCAACCCGGCCTGCAGCAGGCGGCCAGGATTGCGGTAATACAGGAAATACCGCTGGTCGAAGAGGTTCTCACATGTGAGGCGCAGCGACACGTGCCGGCTGACCTCGAAGCTCGCCGCGACGTCAGCTTCGAAGAATGCCTCGTAGCTGCCGGGCACGCCAGACACGACGTCGGTGTTCGTGTCGGTGGCGAAGACGTCGGATTGGTATCTCGCCGTGGCCGAGACGCTCCATGCAGAGACGAGGGCAGTGAGGTTCGCGCTCGCAGTATGCTGGGGGACATACGGCAGCCGCTTACCCACGCTCGCGGGCGCGAGATCGTTTCGAGTGATGATCGAGTCGGTGAACGTGTACGTGGGCCGCGCCGTTAGCCAGCTCGCTGGCCGGAGCGTCGCGCCCAGCTCTACGCCGCGTGCGCGACCGCGGCCGGCGTTCAGCAGGCGCCGCGTCTGGCCAGAGGGATCGAAGTCCAGGTCGGTCGAGCGATAGATCAAGTCGCGCACGCGATTCTCGTAGTACGACGCGTCGAGCGACATCCGGCGCACGAGCGTCTGCCGAATCCCTACGTCCCAGCTCGTCAGATGCTCCGGATCGACGTCTGGGTTGCCGAGCAGCACCAGCCCGGAGGTTTCTCGCACGTCGCGGTACAGCTCATAGACCGACGGTTGCCGGAACGCGGTCCCGGCACTGCCACGCAGGATGGTGCCGTCCTGCACGCGATAGACGGCCGAGACCTTGGCGGTGACGGCGGACGAGGTGCGATCGGGAAATGCGGTGGCGACGGTGCCGGCCTCGTTCTCGCCGTTGTAGGTGCGCCAGTAGTCGTAACGGGCGCCGAGCGTGAGCTGGACCGCATCGGAGATTCGGACGAGATCCTGAGCGTAGAGCGCCTGAGTGAAGGCCCTGCCGGTCGTGAAGCTCCCGCGCTCCTCGAGTAACTCGTCGTTGAGATAGTTCGACGTCGCGAACCCCGCCACTGTCGCGCTGTCGTAGCGTGTGTCCGTGCCCAACGTGAGCGCCTGCCGCGCCTTCCCACTCGATGACCACTGAAAGTTCGCGTACGCGCCGCGATTCTGCTGTCGTGTCTGTGTGCCGGGTCCGCTTGCGCTCGTCGCGGCCGCCCCTGGAAGCGCGTACCAATCGAGCGGGGTATCGAAGACCCCGGCCTGCATCCGCAACAGCCCGCGCGAGGAGGTGCTGTGGAGAAGCTGCCCCTGAAACAGGTTGGCCGTCCGGCCGCCACGCGCGCCCAGGAAGTTGCTCGGCGACAGCGTGAGCTGCTTCCACGCGCCGTCATCCTCGAAGACGACGTTTCCCGTGTCCAGCACGTGGCCGTCTGCTGTCTGCACCCAACTGTCGTAGGGCCCCCACGCGTAACGATTCGATTGGCGGACGTACTGGAACGAGCTGATGTTCGCGCGCCGACCGTGTACTCGGCACGGCCCCGAACGGTGTACTGGTCGTACTCGTTGTCACCGCGCTCGCCGACGCCGTAGGTCACGCCGCCGGTGGACGTCGCGTACTGCACCATCCCGCTGGCCGATACGCCGTCGGTGGGGGTGCTGTCGGTGGCGCTCCTCAACACCGTCTGGGCGCGGTAGCCATCTGTATGAAGCGCGCTGTAGGCGATCGTCACGCCCAGACGCTGGAAGAATCGGTCGCTGAATCGTCCCGAGGCCTGGCCGGAGCCCTGTGATCCATACTGCGCGGACGCTTCGATGGAGCGCCGATCCACGGGCCGCGTCAAGATGTTGACCAATCCGCCCATTGCATTCCCGCCGTACAGTGCAGAGAACGCGCCCCGGACCACCTCGACCCGCTCCACCTCGTCAACCGGGATCGTGGACCAGTCGACCGCGCCCGTATACGAGTTGTTCATGGGTTGACCGTCGAAGAGGATCAGCACCCGCGACTGTCCGGTGCCGCGACCACTGAAGCCGCGCATGCCGATGCCGACCTCGCGGTCTTGAATGCCTTGCGTCCGATATGCCGCCACACCCTCGAGTCCGGACAACGCTTGATCGAGCGCGCGGACGCCGCGACGTTCGAGGTCCTGACGCGCGACCACGCTCGAGGAGGCGGGCGAGCGCTCGCTGTCAATCGCGCTCCTGGCGGCGGTCACCTCGACGTTGTCTTGCAGGCGCAGAGGGTTTTCGGGCGGCGGCGCAGTCTCCGGGCTTTCTTGTGGTTCCTCTGGAACCTGAGCGAGAAGACTGCCAGGAGTCGCAGCAACCACGACCAAAAGGATGATCTGGAGGAGATTCCAACGCATGCGTCGATGACCGTCGCCAATCAGAAGGAGCAGGGTAGCTACTCGCGAGTCGAGCGACGGCTCTCTTTTCAATGAATGGTCGGGAGCGGGCAACGAGCAGGCGTTATTGTCCTGGCCGGTCTCATCCTGCTCCAGCGCCAGACCCATAAATCGACCGTTGCCTGAAGGTCCGCCGGTTCAAGTGTTCACACGGAAGGGATCTCAGCTTATAAATAAGCACGTCATGCGGGGAATTCTCATCGCTGCGGCCATGTCTGCGTGCTTGCTCGCCTGTCAACGGCTCGATTGAGACGATTGACGCCCTGGTCGACCGAGCGGAGTCGCGTTGACGGCAGGCTCCTCCCCCCACTCCCAGCGGATCTTCTTCAGTCATTCTTCAGGCAGCAGATGGTAAACTACAATTCTGGTAATTCGTGCGGGCCTGCCCAATGGTGGGGACCCTTGGGCAAGGCAGGCTCTACTCCGCCGATACCACGTCTCACTTCATGCCGATCGCCAACCGCTGGTCGAGGGTGCTTTTGTGCCTCGCGACCTTGGTCCTTGTGTCTGGTGTGCCCGCCCGCGCTCGTGCCGCTGGCTCGCCTGCGACGCACTCTGCCCGCACCGGGAGTGTCCTGGTACAGGTGCGGGACGTCCTGGACGGTGTGCTGCCGGGCGCCATCGTCACGGTAATCGGCCCCCGTGCCACGACTGGGATCTCGACCGTCACGAACGATGAAGGCAAGGCGCTCATCGCGGATCTGACGCCTGGGCGCTATCGTCTGCGTATCGAGCTGCCAGACTTCGAGCCGATCGAGGTGAAAGGCGTGGCCGTTCGCCTTGGGCGTCGACCGCGCGTGTCGGTCACGCTTCCGCTCAGCGGCGTTGTCGAAGAAATCGTGGTAGAGCAAGATGAGGGCCCGCCGCGGCTGACTGACAGGTTCTCGCAGACGATCTCGGAGGAGGAGATCGCGCAGCTTCCAGACGACCCGGACGAGATGGAAGCGCTCTTGCGCGAGCTGGCGGGCTTCGACGCCGAGCTGCGCGTCAACGGCTTCCGACGTAATGAGCTGCCGCCGAAGTCGCAGATTCACGTCATCCGCCTTCGATCCGACCCGTTTGGGCCGGACGTGCACCGCGCCGGCCGACCGCGGATCGAGGTCAGCACGACGCCGGGGGCCAGCACCTGGGAACATGATGTGGACGTGGGGTTCCGCGACCAGTCGCTCGATGCCCGTGATCCCTTCGCACGAGAGCGCGGCGTGGGCCAGACACGACGGCTGCTGTGGAGCGCGAACGGTCCGCTGGTGGAGAACCAAACGTCCATGGCGCTCAGTGCCGGGCGAACGAGTGCGTTCGACGCGCAGGACATCGTCGCGATCTCGCCAAGCGGCAAGCCGAGCGACAAGATCACGCAGGACATGCGGCGGACAGACGTCGAGATGCGTGTCGAGCACGCGCTGACGGCGTCGCACACGCTGCGTGCGGAGTATCAATGGCGCAACGCGCGGCAGAGCAACCTGGGCGTCGGCCAGCTCAACCTGCCGGAGCGCGCGTACACGAGCGAGATCCTCCAAAACGCGCTGCGGTTGTCCGACACAGGAACATTCGGCGAGCAACTGTTCAACCAATTCCGATTGGCGTACTCGTGGAACCACGTGAACCTCCGGTCGCTGAGCGACGAGGTCACCATCAATGTGAGCAACACGTTCGTCTCGGGTGGCGCGCAGCGGGGAGGCGGATCGCACCAGGGCCTGCTGGAGATTGCCGACGACCTGGAGATCGCGCTGAACCGTCGACACAGCCTGCGTTTGGGGTTCGAAGGGGCGATGGGTGGATCTCGGATCGATCAGCGGGAGAACACCTTCGGGACGTTCACGTTCGCGAACCTGGCGATGTACGAGGCGGGCCAACCGCGCCAGTTCAGACAGCGTATCGGAGACCCGCCGATCGAGTACTCGCGGTACGAGCTCGGTTGGTACATCTACGATGAGATGACGTTCCCCAAGAACCTGAGGCTCGGTGTGGGGCTGCGCCATGAGCTCCAATCGCAGGTGGACGACTGGACGAACTTCGGTCCGCGAGCGAGCGTGGCTTGGACACCGGGCGGGAAGCAGGGTAAGACCACGCTCCACAGTGGGTTCGGTGTCTCTTACGATTGGTACGGGGCGAACATCTACGAGCAGACGCTCCGAGTCGATGGCACGCGCCAACGCGATCTCATCGTGTCGGATCCCGCCTGGCCGGATCCCTTTGCCAGCGGCGCCGAGCCCGCGGTCTCCGTGACCGGTCGGATTCAGGCGGCCGAAGCCCTGGTGATGCCGGCCACACGGCGGATCTCGGTCGGCGTCGAGCATGCGCTCACGACGGCCCTGCAGGTGCAGGTCAACGCGTTCGGCGAGGCCACCTCCAGTCGATTCCGTAGCCTGAACGTCAACCTGCCGGTCGATGGCCAGCGACCCTATCCCGAGCTTGGACAGATTACCGAGGTGCAGTCGATTGGGCGGGAAACCGATCGCGGCGTCGAGCTCAGCCTTCGGCTACACCCGCGGGAACGCCGGATGTCTGGGCTCGTCCGGTATCGATACGCCCAGACGATGAACGATGCCGACGGGCCTCTCAGCCTGCCGGCCGACCACGACGACCCCGCAGCCGACTGGGGGCCGGCGGCCGACGACGTCCGGCACCGGATCTTCGGTGACGTGACGTTGCGGCTCCCGTATCGGCTCGGCGCTGCGGTCACGGAAACGGTCAATTCCTCGGCGCCCTACACGATCACGACGGGCTTCGACGAGAACCGCGACACCGTGGTGAACGACCGGCCATCAGGCGTGGGCCGAAACAGCGAGCGGGGATCGTGGCAACGGAACACTGACCTTCGACTGCACTGGCGCAGCGATGACATCCCTGCGTCGCGACGCGGCGGCACCGGCACGCATGGGGCGCGCCGCGGCGTCGAGCTGTATATCGACGTCCAGAATCTCTTCAACACGACCAACTTCACTGGCTACAGCGGCGTGATGACATCGCCGTCCTTCGGTCACCCCACAGCTGCTGCGAGCGGCCGTCGCCTGGAGCTCGGCACGCGCGTATTCTTCTGATGCTGATGCCCTATCCGGCTATGCGATTCTGCAGCTCCTGCGCACGTGCCTGCAGCCGCGTCGCGTGAAAATCCGTTCGGTTCTGCAGGGCAGCCCGAACCTAGCACAGCCCTCCGCGGACGCGCCGGTGCCGGGACTGCGCAGAACCACGCGATGTGTGCGGTACGCTCTCGTGATTACTTGGACAATCCTACAGCACAGCACTTGGGCCAGAATGAGGAGACGCGCCTTGACCGCGGCGAGCACAGGCGTATCATCTCGCTGCCGCCGACTGACCGAACCGCTAGGTGAATACGATGAGACTACTCAACCGTATAACTCTCAACATCCTATTACTAATAGGAGCGTTTCACATCGCGGCGGCTGAAGGCCGGTTCGTCCAAGAGCATCAGACATCACCTAACATCATTCTTCTGGTAACCGACGATCAACGGTGGGATACGCTCGGAGCTTATGGAAATGCTGTTATTCGGACTCCGAATATCGATCGACTCGCCGTGGAGGGCGTTCTCTTCGAGAACATGTTCGTGACTACCTCCATCTGCGCACCGAGCCGGGCAACGATCATGACCGGTCAATACCCGAGCCGCCATCGTGTGCATGATTTCAAGACAAGCCTGACCCGCGAACAACTGCAGCAAACGTATATGGGTCAGCTGAAAGACGCCGGATACGAAATTGGATTCATCGGCAAGTGGGGGGTTGGCACCCCGCCGGAAGATTTCCTGGATTATGACAAGACGTTTCCGGGACAGGGTCAATATTTTCATCAGATCAATGAGATCAATGGAGAAGAGCGTCATCTGACCGGTCTGATAGGCGATCAGGCGCTTGAATTCTTGGATCAAAGCTCCTCTGAAATGCCGTTCATGCTGTCCATTAGCTTCAAAGCGGCTCATGTTCAGGACTCCTATGACGTCAGCGGCGATCTTTATCAATACGATCCGGCCCTGAGCGATCTCTATCGAGATGTCGAGATCCCGATGCCGGAGAAGTCCGATCCGAAATACTTTGAGCAACTGCCGGAGTTCTTGAAGAACTCGGAGAACAGGGCGCGTTGGGCGGTTCGTTTCTGGGGGCCGGAACGAGCGCAGGAAAGTCTGAAAGGCTATTACCGCTTGATCAGCGGTGTGGACCAGCAGGTCGGCCGCATTCGAGAAAAGCTAGAAGCCAAGGGTCTGGCTGAGGATACCATCATCATCTTCACTTCGGAGAACGGGATGTTCATGGGGGAATATGGATTCACGGGCAAATGGTACCCTCACGAAGAATCCCTTCGGATCCCGTTGATCGTGCATGATCCGCGGCTCGAAAGATCTCAGCGAGGTCGAAGGCTCGACGAAATGGTCCTGACGCTGGATATGGCGCCAACGATTCTGGACTTGGCAGGTGTCGACAACCGGGCAGCCATGCAAGGGCGCAGTCTGGTCCCGTTGCTCGATGATGAGAAGGCAGAGTGGCGCACGGAATTCTTCTACGAGCATCTGTTCGAGCATCCCAAGATTCCTGCCACTGAAGCGATCAGAACCGAGCGCTGGAAATATATCCGGTATGTCGATCAGGATCCGATATATGAGCAGCTATTTGATTTGCAGACCGATCCGAATGAAGTAGAAGACCTGATGCTCACGGACGGGCACGACGAGACAAAAGAAGAAATGCGCCGCAAATGGAAAGAGTGGCACGCGAAGGTGCGGGAATAACGGATCGGAGGAGACGTCATGGATGCGCTCGTGCGCGATGTGAGGCAAGCCCTCCGGCTGTTGGCCGGCAATCGCGGTTTCGCAGCGGCCGCGCTAGTCACGATTGCTCTTGGCGTGGGCGGCACAGCGGCCGTGTTCTCGGTGGTTTATGGCGTGCTGCTACGCCCCCTACCGTATCCGGCGCCGGAGCGGCTCGTGCGGCTGTGGGAAGTGCATCCGGGAGCCCGCGCCCCGATTCCAGGCGAGCGTCTCAGTCATCTGACGTATCACGCATGGTCGCGGTCGTCAGAGAGCCTGCAGGACATCGCGGCCTTCCACGGCGCTGATTACACTGTAACGGGACTCGGAGACACACAGCGATTTCGCGGCACGCGGGTGACGCCCTCGTTGTTCCGTGTGCTTCGCGTGTCGCCCGCTCTGGGCCGCTTCTTCAGCGAGGACGACGCGAGAGAGGGGGCAGCGCCGGTCGTGGTGCTCGGACACGCCATGTGGCGTGAACGCTTCGGTCGCGATCCCGCGGTTCTTGGGAGGACGCTCACGATCGACGATGAGGATCATCGGATCATCGGGATCGCACCGCCTGGTTTCGCGTTCCCGCAACGGGAAGTTGGCCTGCGCGACGACCGGCGCGAGATCACGTTCTACACGCCGCTCGCCGTCCCAAAGGTGGAACCAGAGGCAAACACGATTCACGTCGTCGGCGCCATCGGGCGGCTGAAAGCCGGCGTGACCATGGCGCAAGCCGAGGCCGAGGGCACGGCGTACGCCCGAAGCGTCGAGCGCCCTTGGGTTGCCGACATGCAGTTCAGCAAGGGAGGGCCGGTCGAGGCACGGGTCCGCTCGATCGTGGACCAAATGACGATGAGCGTGCGGCCCGCGCTGCTCGTGCTGGCGGCGGCAATTGGGCTGGTACTGTTGATCGCCTGTGCCAACGTGGCAAACCTGTTCCTGTCGCGAAACTCTGACCGCGCACGCGAGCTGGCTGTTCGCGCCGCGCTTGGGGCGGAACGCGCGCGACTAATACGGCAGCTCCTGACCGAGAGCCTCGTGATCTCGCTCATCGGCGGTGTCGTGGGCATGTTCCTCGGATGGGCGCTTACCGCCACCGTGCCGCTGCTGGCGCCAGCGGACTTCCCGCGCCTCGAGGAGGTCCATGTGGACCTGTGGTTCCTCACCGTCGCCGCCCTGGCAGCCGTCTTCGTTGGCGTGGTCTCCGGCGCCACGCCTGCGTTCCGGAGCTCGCGTGTCGATCTGTCCGCGTCGATGCAAGCCGGCGGTGCACGCAGCGTCGGCACCCCGGGCGCACGTATGCGCCGGGCGCTTCTCGTGATCGAGGCCGCGCTGGCGGTTGTGCTGCTCGTCGGAGCGGCGCTCCTCGCACGCAGCTTCGTCGAGCTCGTCCAGACGGATGCGGGCTACGACTCGGCGAACGTGCTCACGGCCGATCTCCACTTGAGTGAAGCCGCCAACACTCGAGAGGACGCAGAAGAGGAACAGGATGCGCGGATGTCCCAGCTCACGATTTCCACCTTGGAGCGCTTACGCGCGATACCGAGCGTGCGCGCGGCTGGTGCCGGCACCATGGCGCCGTTTGGCGGCGCGATCTCTAGCTCCGGCTTCGACCTGCCGGGAATGACGACGGCTGATGGCAAGGGCGTGAGAGCGCAAGCCCACCATGCCGTGATCACACCCGGTTACGCGGAGGCCCTGGGCATGCGGCTAACCGAGGGTCGGTTCATCCGGGACCAGGACATGACATCGCCCATCTGCGCGATGCTGGTGAACGAGACGTTCGCGAAGACCTACTTCACCGATGGCAAGCCGGTGACCGGCCGGAGGTTCGTAGGCATGTTCCCAAAGTGGTTCGGAAGGGATGACGCCGTCGTCGAGGTCGTCGGTGTCGTGGAAGACGTGTCGCCTGCGGCGGTGGATGCACCGCCGTACCCGCACATCTATACCGCGTACGGCGACGGTATGAATATCGGGGGCACGATCATCGTGAAAGCAGAGCGCGATCCAGCGTCGATCGCGCCGCTCCTGCGGGGAGTCGTGCGGCAACTGGAGCCCAACGCGACGCTCAATCGGCTGGGGCCCTTGGCCGCCAAGATGTCCGCGTCGGTCGGTGAGCCACGCTTTGCCATGTTCGTCCTCGTTGCGTTCGCGGTACTGGCATTAGCGCTGGCCAGCGTCGGCCTGTACGGCGTTCTCTCCTACAACGTCGCGCAGCGCCGCCGCGAGATCGGGGTGCGCGCCGCCCTCGGCGCGACGCGTGGTGATCTCATCAGGATGGTGCTCCGTGAGGGGCTCACCGTCACAGTGCTTGGCCTGCTGGTGGGCATCGCCGTCGCGGCCTTCGCCACTCGAGCGATGGCCAGCATCTTGTTCGGCGTAGCGCCACTGGATCAGGTGGCGTTCAGTCTCGGTGCGCTCCTGCTCTTGGGCGTGGCGTGCGCCGCCTGCCTGATTCCTGCACGCCGCGCGGCGGGCATCGATCCCGCCGAGGCGCTTCGCGCGGAATGAAGGAGTTGTCAGGGTAGGGCGCGTTCGGCGAACGCGCCGCCGCGCGGCAGGGGCGCTGCGGCTCGCGTGTCCTCCCAATCCTCGCCGAAGTCCTCGAGATAGCCCTTGACGCGAAAATACCACCACCGCATGCCGACCTCGCGTGCTTCGTCGTAGGCCTCGTCACCATCCCAGCCCTGCCGGGCGATGCGGTAGAGGCCGACGAAAGTGCCGGTGCGGTCGGCGCCGCGACGACAATGGACGAAGACAGGGTGATGGGCGGGATCGTCGACGATCTCGAAGAATGTCGCGACCGCTCTGCACGACGAGCCGACCGACCGAGCTGGAGCTGAGCTGTTCGGCTTCTGTCTTTTCGTCGTTGTGGATAGCAGAGCTGACACCGCTGAGCTTTCTCTCGTGATTGGAGGAATCATGACGACCGACAGTGCATCGCAGCCATTCGCCGTAGCCGAGCGGGCTTCTCTGCGCGTTCGCCGCTGCCAGCACGGCTTCACCTTGATAGAGCTGCTGGTGGTGATAGCGATCATTGCGATCCTCATCGGGTTGCTCCTGCCGGCGGTGCAGAAGGTCCGAGAGGCCGCCAACCGCGCTCAGTGCCACGACAATCTGACCCAGCTCGGTGTCGCCCTGCACACGTATGCCGAACGCAATGGCGGCTTTCCCGAAAGCTTGGAGGCAATCCTCGCCGCTGGGGGGATCCCTGAGCCGGCGAAGGATGGCTTCAAACTCGTGGCCTCG from Luteitalea sp. encodes:
- a CDS encoding FtsX-like permease family protein — encoded protein: MDALVRDVRQALRLLAGNRGFAAAALVTIALGVGGTAAVFSVVYGVLLRPLPYPAPERLVRLWEVHPGARAPIPGERLSHLTYHAWSRSSESLQDIAAFHGADYTVTGLGDTQRFRGTRVTPSLFRVLRVSPALGRFFSEDDAREGAAPVVVLGHAMWRERFGRDPAVLGRTLTIDDEDHRIIGIAPPGFAFPQREVGLRDDRREITFYTPLAVPKVEPEANTIHVVGAIGRLKAGVTMAQAEAEGTAYARSVERPWVADMQFSKGGPVEARVRSIVDQMTMSVRPALLVLAAAIGLVLLIACANVANLFLSRNSDRARELAVRAALGAERARLIRQLLTESLVISLIGGVVGMFLGWALTATVPLLAPADFPRLEEVHVDLWFLTVAALAAVFVGVVSGATPAFRSSRVDLSASMQAGGARSVGTPGARMRRALLVIEAALAVVLLVGAALLARSFVELVQTDAGYDSANVLTADLHLSEAANTREDAEEEQDARMSQLTISTLERLRAIPSVRAAGAGTMAPFGGAISSSGFDLPGMTTADGKGVRAQAHHAVITPGYAEALGMRLTEGRFIRDQDMTSPICAMLVNETFAKTYFTDGKPVTGRRFVGMFPKWFGRDDAVVEVVGVVEDVSPAAVDAPPYPHIYTAYGDGMNIGGTIIVKAERDPASIAPLLRGVVRQLEPNATLNRLGPLAAKMSASVGEPRFAMFVLVAFAVLALALASVGLYGVLSYNVAQRRREIGVRAALGATRGDLIRMVLREGLTVTVLGLLVGIAVAAFATRAMASILFGVAPLDQVAFSLGALLLLGVACAACLIPARRAAGIDPAEALRAE